The Ictalurus punctatus breed USDA103 chromosome 9, Coco_2.0, whole genome shotgun sequence genome contains a region encoding:
- the LOC108269710 gene encoding E3 ubiquitin-protein ligase TRIM39: MSFDKEKNKGLKRRRKEDMAESLSSQLRQRRKNSMHTATEFAGESSSLLTEEQLQCSICMEVFTDPVTTPCGHSFCNSCLTQSWDTRQHYYCPYCEEKFTKRPEIKINITLREVADHFKKKTVSDKSQILCDFCTGVKQEALKSCLDCGVTLCSSHLDLHNNVQKYKKHKVLNAVGNLEKYICQEHEKPLEMFCRDDQMCVCRFCTVTDHKNHNVIPLEEESGQRKSQLGKTQTELQQMIQERLKKIQEINHSVELSKRNTEKEKSDSIEVFTALIRSIERSQAELLEVMEEKQKAAEKQAEGLIKELEQEIDELKRRDTELEQLSHTDDHLHLLQIYPSLCIAPHTKNWTEIRIKTEPSVEALRTTLSQLQKTLNEKLKEKVPTELKRIQQYAVDVILDPDTASPRLILSDDGKQVTYGDTKQNLPDTPKRFTYYPMVLGNQGFSLGRFYYEVQVSRKTKWDLGVVKESVNRKGKIALKPQDGFWTVILRKGNEYTACDDPCISLSLREKPQKVGVFVDYDEGLVSFYDVDARSHIYSFTGQSFTEKLYPYFCLSNNDGGKNSAPLIISRVSKTE, translated from the exons ATGAGTTTTGACAAAGAGAAGAATAAag GGttaaaaaggagaaggaaaGAGGACATGGCTGAATCTTTATCATCACAACTAAGACAACGCAGAAAGAACAGCATGCATACAGCTACTGAAT TTGCAGGTGAATCCAGCAGCCTCCTGACTGAAGAGCAGTTACAGTGTTCTATCTGTATGGAAGTGTTCACTGACCCCGTCACCACTCCATGTGGACACAGCTTCTGCAACAGCTGCCTCACACAAAGCTGGGATACGCGTCAACATTATTATTGTCCATATTGCGAAGAGAAATTCACCAAGAGACCAGAAATCAAGATTAATATAACACTGAGAGAGGTTGCAGATCACTTCAAGAAGAAAACAGTCTCAGATAAGTCTCAGATTCTTTGTGACTTCTGCACTGGTGTGAAGCAGGAGGCCTTGAAATCCTGTCTGGATTGTGGTGTGACTCTCTGTTCATCTCATTTAGATCTTCATAATAATGTTCAAAAATATAAGAAACACAAAGTATTAAATGcagtggggaacctggagaaatACATTTGCCAGGAGCATGAGAAACCTCTGGAGATGTTCTGTAGAGAtgatcagatgtgtgtgtgtcggttctGTACTGTGACAGACCACAAGAATCACAACGTTATTCCATTAGAGGAGGAGAGTGGACAGAGGAAG AGTCAGCTGGGGAAAACACAGACGGAGCTGCAGCAGATGATCCAGGAGCGACtgaagaagatccaggagattaaTCACTCAGTAGAGCTCAGCAAA agaaacacagagaaggaGAAATCAGACAGTATTGAAGTCTTCACCGCTCTGATTCGCTCCATTGAGAGGAGTCAGGCTGAGCTGCTGGAGGTGAtggaggagaagcagaaagcagcagagaagCAGGCTGAAGGACTCATTAAAGAGCTGGAACAGGAAATCGATGAGCTAAAGAGGAGAgacactgagctggagcagctctCACACACTGACGATCATCTCCACCTCCTACAG ATTTATCCGTCACTGTGCATCGCTCCACACACCAAGAACTGGACTGAGATCAGGATTAAAACTGAACCGAGTGTGGAAGCTCTGAGGACGACTCTGTCTCAGCTTCAGAAGACTCTGAATGAGAAACTGAAGGAAAAAG TCCCCACAGAACTGAAGAGGATTCAGCAGTATGCAG tggATGTGATTCTGGATCCTGATACAGCTTCTCCTCGTCTCATCCTGTCTGATGATGGAAAACAAGTGACGTATGGAGACACAAAGCAGAATCTCCCAGACACCCCGAAAAGATTCACTTATTATCCAATGGTCCTGGGAAATCAGGGTTTCTCCTTAGGGAGGTTTTACTATGAGGTGCAGGTCAGCAGGAAGACTAAGTGGGATTTAGGAGTGGTCAAAGAGTCTGTTAACAGGAAGGGGAAAATTGCACTTAAACCTCAGGATGGATTCTGGACCGTGATTCTGAGGAAGGGGAATGAGTATACTGCTTGTGATGATCCCTGTATCTCCCTCTCCCTGAGAGAGAAACCCCAGAAGGTGGGCGTGTTTGTGGATTATGATGAGGGTCTGGTCTCCTTTTATGATGTTGACGCCAGGTCTCATATCTACTCTTTCACTGGTCAGTCTTTCACTGAGAAACTCTATCCATACTTCTGCCTTTCTAATAATGATGGAGGTAAAAACTCAGCACCACTGATCATCTCTCGTGTATCAAAGACTGAATAA
- the LOC128633601 gene encoding E3 ubiquitin-protein ligase TRIM39 → MSFDKEKNKGLKRRRKEDMAESLSSQLRQRRKNSMHTATEFAGESSSLLTEEQLQCSICMEVFTDPVTTPCGHSFCNSCLTQSWDTRQHYYCPYCEEKFTKRPEIKINITLREVADHFKKKTVSDKSQILCDFCTGVKQEALKSCLDCGVTLCSSHLDLHNNVQKYKKHKVLNAVENLEKYICQEHEKPLEMFCRDDQKCVCRFCTVTDHKNHNVIPLEEESGQRKSQLGKTQTELQQMIQERLKKIQEINHSVELSKRNTEKEKSDSIEVFTALIRSIERSQAELLEVMERKQKAAEKQAEGLIKELEQEIDELKRRDTELEQLSHTDDHLHLLQIYPSLCIAPHTKNWTEIRIKTEPSVETLRTTLSQLQKTLNEKLSVTLNEKLKEKVPTELKRIQQYAVDVTLDPDTASPRLILSDDGKQVTHGDTKQNLPDTPKRFTYHAIILGNQGFSSGRFYYEVQVSRKTEWDLGVVRESVNRKGKIALKPQDGFWTVILRNGNEYTACDEPCISLSLREKPQKVGVFVDYDEGLVSFYDVDARSHIYSFTGQSFTEKLYPYFCPSNNDGGKNSAPLIISRV, encoded by the exons ATGAGTTTTGACAAAGAGAAGAATAAag GGttaaaaaggagaaggaaaGAGGACATGGCTGAATCTTTATCTTCACAACTAAGACAACGCAGAAAGAACAGCATGCATACAGCTACTGAAT TTGCAGGTGAATCCAGCAGCCTCCTGACTGAAGAGCAGTTACAGTGTTCTATCTGTATGGAAGTGTTCACTGACCCCGTCACCACTCCATGTGGACACAGCTTCTGCAACAGCTGCCTCACACAAAGCTGGGATACGCGTCAACATTATTATTGTCCATATTGCGAAGAGAAATTCACCAAGAGACCAGAAATCAAGATTAATATAACACTGAGAGAGGTCGCAGATCACTTCAAGAAGAAAACAGTCTCAGATAAGTCTCAGATTCTTTGTGACTTCTGCACTGGTGTGAAGCAGGAGGCCTTGAAATCCTGTCTGGATTGTGGTGTGACTCTCTGTTCATCTCATTTAGATCTTCATAATAATGTTCAAAAATATAAGAAACACAAAGTATTAAATGCagtggagaacctggagaaatACATTTGCCAGGAGCATGAGAAACCTCTGGAGATGTTCTGTAGAGATgatcagaagtgtgtgtgtcggttCTGTACTGTGACAGACCACAAGAATCACAACGTTATTCCATTAGAGGAGGAGAGTGGACAGAGGAAG AGTCAGCTGGGGAAAACACAGACGGAGCTGCAGCAGATGATCCAGGAGCGACtgaagaagatccaggagattaaTCACTCAGTAGAGCTCAGCAAA agaaacacagagaaggaGAAATCAGACAGTATTGAAGTCTTCACAGCTCTGATTCGTTCCATTGAGAGGAGTCAGGCTGAGCTGCTGGAGGTGATGGAGAGGAagcagaaagcagcagagaagCAGGCTGAAGGACTCATTAAAGAGCTGGAACAGGAAATCGATGAGCTAAAGAGGAGAgacactgagctggagcagctctCACACACTGACGATCATCTCCACCTCCTACAG ATTTATCCGTCACTGTGCATCGCTCCACACACCAAGAACTGGACTGAGATCAGGATTAAAACTGAACCGAGTGTGGAAACTCTGAGGACGACTCTGTCTCAGCTTCAGAAGACTCTGAATGAGAAACTCAGTGTAACTCTGAATGAGAAACTGAAGGAAAAAG TCCCCACAGAACTGAAGAGGATTCAGCAGTATGCAG tggATGTGACTCTGGATCCTGATACAGCTTCTCCTCGTCTCATCCTGTCTGATGATGGAAAACAAGTGACGCATGGAGACACAAAGCAGAATCTCCCAGACACCCCAAAAAGATTCACTTATCATGCAATAATCCTGGGAAATCAGGGTTTCTCCTCAGGGAGGTTTTACTATGAGGTGCAGGTCAGCAGGAAGACTGAGTGGGATTTAGGAGTGGTCAGAGAGTCTGTTAACAGGAAGGGGAAAATTGCACTTAAACCTCAGGATGGATTCTGGACCGTGATTCTGAGGAACGGGAATGAGTATACTGCTTGTGATGAACCCTGTATCTCCCTCTCCCTGAGAGAGAAACCCCAGAaggtgggtgtgtttgtggattatgaTGAGGGTCTGGTCTCCTTTTATGATGTTGACGCCAGGTCTCATATCTACTCTTTCACTGGTCAGTCTTTCACTGAGAAACTCTATCCATACTTCTGTCCTTCTAATAATGATGGAGGTAAAAACTCAGCACCACTGATCATCTCTCGTGTGTAA